The Sediminispirochaeta smaragdinae DSM 11293 genome has a segment encoding these proteins:
- the polA gene encoding DNA polymerase I has product MKRSEETTTLYLLDGYSIIYRSYFAFMGRHLSAPDGTNVSALFGFFRTLFSILDEYRPGALAVVLDSRVPTFRHEMYPEYKANREKAPEELHAQVPMIEEILGVMGMTVLRKDGVEADDIIATMAERCRKKDRPCVIVTGDKDLLQLLGGEIRMLRPEKGGYQLIGRDDVFDQWGVEADQIVDYLSLTGDQADNVPGVKGIGPKTASKLLTKFGDLDGVYANLNACSTGERAKLEASREDAFLSRSLIILKKDVSLPPEAPTPVGDLNREAAVPLLLRYGAKALAEQAKGAKISEKQLSRQREKRAEASSVPDELLGEGRYEQIDDLEGLDRWIEKAISAGACALDIETDSLDAMLANPVGFSLAVSPKQAAYLPLIAEGQRKFDDDAVRERLVRLTSSPSVRIIGHNFKYDYKVLRRWGVVTKNLAFDTMVAAWLLDTTANSYGMDPLAASLLGYKTISFKDVVPKDGLFQDISVETATRYAAEDADITFRFYELFRRQLKERGLEKLFFELEMPLVPILAEMECAGITLLSDRLEAYGRELEKDLGTIEDDIWQACGHSFNINSTKQLQQVLFEERKLTPIKKTKTGYSTDISVLEELAREDVVPLLVLRHRSLAKLKSTYVDALPKLVNPETGRIHTQLIQTGTATGRLSSKDPNLQNIPIRDEDGRRIRSAFVPAEGNLFISADYSQIELVVLAHLSEDPELSQAFRSGGDVHRRTASLIFDVSEADVSSEQRRIAKTINFGVMYGMSAFRLSRELGISRSRADSFISAYFRRYFRIQSFMRKVVQETEQSGVSKTLLGRERSIPAINSRNKTEKAGAERIAVNTPIQGTAADIVKLAMLAVSRRMASEELKSKMVLQIHDELLFEVPFDEADRMEGLLKEEMESAVKLSVPLRVSIERGGSWGDLH; this is encoded by the coding sequence ATGAAAAGATCGGAAGAAACAACCACACTCTATCTGCTTGACGGCTATAGTATTATTTACCGTTCCTATTTTGCCTTCATGGGGAGGCATCTCAGTGCGCCCGACGGGACGAATGTTTCGGCCCTTTTCGGATTTTTCCGAACCCTTTTTTCAATCCTTGATGAATACCGCCCCGGCGCGCTCGCCGTCGTGCTCGACTCAAGGGTTCCTACCTTTCGGCATGAGATGTATCCCGAGTATAAGGCCAATAGGGAAAAGGCTCCCGAGGAATTACACGCCCAGGTCCCGATGATCGAGGAAATCCTCGGTGTCATGGGAATGACCGTCTTGCGAAAAGATGGTGTAGAGGCCGACGATATCATCGCCACCATGGCCGAACGGTGCAGGAAAAAGGATCGTCCCTGTGTCATTGTGACCGGCGACAAGGATCTTTTGCAGCTTCTCGGGGGAGAGATCCGTATGCTGCGTCCCGAAAAGGGAGGCTATCAGCTCATCGGTAGGGACGATGTCTTCGATCAGTGGGGTGTCGAGGCTGATCAGATCGTCGATTATCTTTCCCTTACCGGCGATCAGGCCGATAATGTTCCTGGGGTCAAAGGGATCGGTCCCAAGACCGCTTCCAAGCTTTTAACGAAATTCGGTGATCTCGACGGGGTGTATGCAAACCTCAATGCATGCAGTACGGGAGAGCGGGCAAAGCTCGAGGCCTCCCGGGAGGATGCCTTTCTCAGCCGCTCCCTTATCATCCTGAAAAAAGATGTGTCCCTTCCTCCTGAGGCTCCTACTCCGGTGGGGGATCTTAACCGCGAAGCTGCAGTCCCTCTTCTGTTGCGTTACGGTGCCAAAGCCCTTGCCGAGCAAGCAAAAGGGGCTAAGATAAGCGAAAAGCAGCTTTCCCGGCAGCGTGAAAAACGTGCCGAGGCTTCCTCCGTTCCCGATGAGCTTCTCGGAGAGGGGCGTTATGAGCAGATCGATGATCTTGAAGGTCTTGATCGATGGATTGAAAAGGCTATATCGGCGGGTGCTTGTGCCCTTGATATAGAAACCGACAGCCTGGATGCCATGCTGGCCAATCCTGTCGGCTTTTCATTGGCCGTTAGCCCGAAACAGGCTGCTTATCTGCCACTTATTGCGGAGGGGCAGCGAAAATTCGACGATGATGCCGTGCGTGAACGCCTTGTGCGCCTCACTTCAAGCCCTTCGGTCCGCATTATCGGGCATAACTTCAAATACGATTACAAGGTCTTGCGTCGCTGGGGAGTGGTCACGAAGAACCTTGCCTTCGATACCATGGTCGCCGCATGGCTGCTCGATACCACGGCCAACAGCTATGGCATGGATCCCCTTGCCGCTTCGCTCTTGGGCTATAAGACCATCTCTTTTAAGGATGTGGTACCGAAGGATGGGCTGTTCCAGGATATCTCCGTGGAGACGGCAACCCGCTATGCAGCCGAGGATGCCGACATCACCTTTCGCTTCTATGAACTTTTTCGTCGCCAACTGAAGGAACGGGGCCTCGAAAAGCTTTTTTTCGAGCTTGAGATGCCCCTTGTGCCCATCCTTGCGGAGATGGAGTGTGCCGGCATTACCCTGCTTTCCGACCGCCTGGAGGCATATGGCCGGGAACTTGAAAAGGATCTTGGAACGATCGAGGATGATATCTGGCAGGCCTGCGGCCACAGCTTCAATATCAACTCGACAAAGCAGCTTCAGCAGGTTCTCTTCGAGGAGCGGAAGCTCACCCCGATAAAGAAAACCAAAACCGGTTATTCGACCGATATCTCCGTGCTGGAGGAGCTTGCCAGGGAAGACGTTGTGCCCTTGCTGGTCCTTCGTCATCGCAGCCTGGCAAAACTCAAATCAACCTATGTCGACGCCCTGCCCAAACTGGTTAACCCGGAAACTGGCAGGATTCATACCCAGCTGATCCAGACCGGGACCGCTACCGGGCGTCTTTCCAGTAAGGATCCCAATCTCCAGAATATCCCCATCCGGGATGAGGACGGCCGAAGGATCCGCTCTGCCTTTGTTCCTGCCGAAGGGAATCTTTTTATCTCCGCTGACTACAGTCAGATCGAGCTGGTGGTTCTTGCCCATTTGTCCGAAGACCCTGAGCTTTCCCAGGCCTTTCGCAGCGGAGGGGATGTTCACCGCCGTACAGCCTCCCTGATTTTCGATGTGTCAGAAGCGGATGTCAGCTCTGAGCAGCGGCGGATTGCCAAGACCATTAATTTTGGTGTGATGTACGGCATGTCCGCCTTTCGGCTGAGCCGTGAATTGGGAATATCCCGAAGCAGGGCCGATTCCTTTATCTCCGCCTATTTTCGCCGTTATTTCAGGATCCAGAGCTTCATGAGAAAGGTGGTGCAGGAGACAGAGCAGAGCGGGGTAAGCAAAACCCTTCTCGGCAGAGAGCGTTCCATCCCCGCCATTAACAGTAGAAACAAGACGGAGAAGGCGGGGGCCGAGCGCATTGCCGTCAACACGCCGATTCAGGGCACTGCCGCCGATATCGTGAAGCTGGCCATGCTCGCCGTTAGTAGGCGAATGGCCTCTGAGGAACTGAAAAGCAAGATGGTCCTGCAGATCCATGATGAGCTGCTGTTCGAGGTTCCCTTTGATGAGGCCGACCGTATGGAGGGGCTGCTGAAAGAGGAGATGGAGTCGGCGGTGAAGCTCTCGGTTCCTTTGCGGGTAAGTATTGAGCGAGGTGGGAGCTGGGGAGATCTCCATTGA
- the coaE gene encoding dephospho-CoA kinase (Dephospho-CoA kinase (CoaE) performs the final step in coenzyme A biosynthesis.) → MVLGLTGRYCAGKDLVASLLAERGWIVIDVDDLGHGALTARAADVIAAFGSDVGDGKGGIDRRRLGARVFGDDEALARLEAIVHPEMVREVRRRIDDVGIGGKVIVNAAILEKMGLDKLCGAVLFVAAPMPLRFFRALLRDALPPQRILQRFSAQKSIDAKRLRKDVDTYTIYNVGSIRYLRKKVLRIEANLLKG, encoded by the coding sequence ATGGTCCTTGGTCTCACCGGCCGCTATTGCGCTGGAAAGGATCTTGTTGCCTCACTGCTTGCCGAAAGGGGCTGGATTGTCATCGATGTAGATGATCTTGGCCACGGTGCCCTTACGGCCAGGGCCGCGGATGTTATTGCGGCCTTTGGTTCTGATGTCGGAGATGGAAAGGGCGGCATCGATCGACGTCGTCTGGGCGCACGGGTTTTCGGTGATGATGAGGCCCTGGCCCGGCTGGAGGCTATCGTGCACCCTGAGATGGTACGTGAGGTCCGGCGGCGAATCGACGACGTCGGGATCGGGGGGAAGGTGATCGTCAATGCTGCCATTCTTGAAAAGATGGGTTTGGATAAGCTCTGTGGCGCGGTCCTGTTTGTTGCCGCTCCGATGCCGCTCCGCTTCTTTCGGGCTCTGCTGCGGGATGCGCTCCCCCCGCAGCGAATTCTTCAACGCTTTTCCGCTCAAAAAAGTATTGATGCTAAACGACTGAGAAAAGATGTCGATACTTATACTATATACAATGTCGGTTCGATACGGTATTTGCGGAAAAAAGTCCTTCGAATCGAGGCGAATTTGTTGAAGGGATGA
- a CDS encoding zinc-ribbon domain-containing protein: protein MEPVSFCPHCGHVLERGERICPGCGIEIVDPPRFESLSFEEVVENSFLRLEKVALRGYERRLEVARLRLEELDRELEQIIELAIPSCRQ, encoded by the coding sequence ATGGAACCGGTATCTTTCTGCCCTCATTGCGGGCATGTTCTGGAACGTGGGGAGCGGATCTGTCCGGGGTGCGGCATCGAAATTGTTGATCCGCCCCGGTTTGAATCGCTCAGCTTCGAGGAGGTTGTGGAGAACTCCTTTCTGCGCCTTGAGAAGGTGGCACTCCGCGGCTATGAGCGTCGATTGGAGGTGGCCCGCTTGCGACTTGAAGAACTTGATCGGGAATTGGAACAAATTATTGAACTGGCGATTCCTTCATGCCGACAATAA
- the fliS gene encoding flagellar export chaperone FliS, producing the protein MNRYNGVNAYKTTSIKTAGGGKLIIMLYDEAIKQLEYAVKLLGAESKKYDAINAAILRAQDMVTELMVSLDFDQGGEIATGLFSLYTFFNRQMMEANLEKNSDKLSVVKNQLSELREAWDQIISGKASKSEGSSSGGINIAG; encoded by the coding sequence GTGAACCGGTATAATGGAGTAAACGCCTACAAAACGACGAGCATCAAAACCGCCGGCGGTGGAAAGCTGATCATCATGCTCTATGATGAGGCGATCAAACAGCTGGAATACGCGGTTAAACTTCTCGGAGCGGAAAGTAAAAAATACGATGCAATCAATGCCGCGATTCTCCGAGCCCAGGATATGGTAACCGAATTGATGGTTTCCCTTGATTTTGATCAGGGCGGTGAGATAGCAACGGGGCTTTTTAGCCTCTACACCTTTTTCAATCGTCAGATGATGGAAGCAAACCTTGAGAAAAACAGCGATAAGCTGTCGGTGGTGAAAAACCAGCTCTCCGAACTTCGGGAAGCGTGGGACCAAATCATCTCGGGGAAGGCATCCAAGTCGGAAGGCAGTTCCTCCGGCGGAATCAATATCGCAGGCTAG
- a CDS encoding aminotransferase-like domain-containing protein has protein sequence MSLIETMVQSLRQAIEEGRYAPGDQLPSIRECAERWGCNKLTAKKAYDRLKAEGYIENSVGRGSFVKYPRRIESERGLFPFQVASIGEDLFPLDAVRRLTGELFAEVGVSLFAAAPPGGNSRCLDALSSFYRTPRDRTVVISGAQQGLDLAGKLFSDSLSEVVLFEDPTYSGAVNLFRPKRFVPLLENGPDLDLLEKHAREGIEAFYAMPQIHNPTGISYTPEVMKRIAELATTYGFLIIEDDYLSEFLPSFFDDPPMRFLDLIPERTIYIKSLSKVTAPGIRIGILVAPGTLREDLLFSKFTADIGTSSFMQHLVASLVESGTLKESILINRKICEDRRRRLEILLARYPFLSFTAGRLGYNIWVTSTIDPSLPSAPWAGGENFSFDPASRYRFRLSFMGMSEERFVAGLKYLGGVFDALGNDGPKGIF, from the coding sequence ATGTCTCTTATCGAAACTATGGTTCAATCATTGCGGCAGGCCATCGAAGAGGGGCGCTATGCTCCCGGGGATCAGCTCCCTTCTATTCGCGAGTGTGCCGAGAGATGGGGGTGTAACAAGTTGACGGCCAAAAAGGCATATGATCGCCTCAAGGCCGAAGGGTATATAGAAAACAGTGTCGGCAGGGGCTCCTTTGTCAAATACCCTCGCCGAATCGAATCCGAACGCGGGCTCTTTCCCTTTCAGGTTGCGTCTATCGGCGAGGACCTTTTTCCTCTGGATGCTGTCAGGAGATTGACGGGCGAGCTTTTTGCGGAGGTTGGTGTGTCTCTATTTGCCGCAGCCCCGCCTGGTGGTAACTCACGCTGTCTCGATGCCCTCTCCTCCTTTTACCGCACACCGCGGGATAGGACGGTAGTTATCTCCGGTGCCCAGCAGGGGCTTGATCTTGCCGGCAAGCTTTTTTCCGACTCGCTTTCGGAGGTTGTTCTCTTCGAAGATCCCACCTACTCGGGAGCCGTCAATCTTTTCAGGCCGAAACGCTTTGTTCCCCTCCTTGAGAATGGTCCCGACCTCGATCTTCTGGAGAAACATGCAAGGGAGGGAATCGAGGCTTTCTATGCCATGCCGCAAATACATAACCCGACGGGAATCAGTTATACCCCGGAAGTTATGAAGCGGATTGCCGAACTTGCCACCACATACGGGTTCCTCATCATCGAAGACGACTATCTTTCCGAATTCCTGCCTTCGTTTTTTGATGATCCGCCTATGCGTTTTCTCGATTTGATTCCCGAGCGGACCATCTACATAAAAAGCTTGTCCAAGGTGACTGCACCTGGAATTCGGATCGGCATTCTTGTTGCTCCGGGGACACTGAGGGAAGACCTTTTGTTCAGTAAATTTACCGCGGATATCGGAACAAGCAGTTTTATGCAGCATCTGGTCGCTTCTCTCGTTGAATCGGGAACCCTAAAAGAGAGTATCCTGATCAACCGAAAGATTTGTGAAGATCGGAGGAGACGCCTTGAAATACTTCTGGCCCGTTACCCCTTCCTCTCCTTCACCGCCGGCCGTCTGGGATACAACATCTGGGTCACCAGTACCATAGATCCCTCGCTTCCCTCGGCTCCCTGGGCCGGGGGCGAGAACTTTTCGTTTGATCCTGCTTCCCGCTACCGGTTCCGACTCTCCTTCATGGGAATGTCTGAAGAGCGCTTTGTGGCCGGACTCAAATATCTTGGCGGCGTCTTCGACGCCTTGGGCAACGACGGGCCGAAGGGAATTTTCTGA
- a CDS encoding MBL fold metallo-hydrolase, whose product MKQSSCTVTILGSGTSHGVPVIACICPVCRSKNPKNHRSRASALVRGAEDEVILFDTAPEFRLQALREGIAHIDAVFYTHAHADHLHGLDDLRPLSFNGPIPLYGSAETMDEIRRRFSYIFSSGQEGGGKPKVLLKPIGPEDHITIGSLEVIPIPLLHGSLPVFGYRIGPFAYLTDCNIIPEYSYELLEGIRFVVIDALRPEPHPTHFSFGQALEAVRKIGAEKAWFTHLTHDVDHEDIRRMLPTGVEPAWDGLSFRVDIHNGFG is encoded by the coding sequence ATGAAGCAATCATCATGTACCGTTACCATTCTTGGATCCGGGACCAGCCACGGCGTGCCGGTCATCGCTTGTATCTGCCCTGTCTGCCGTTCAAAGAATCCGAAAAACCATCGCAGCCGGGCCAGTGCCCTGGTCCGCGGGGCGGAAGACGAGGTCATTCTTTTTGATACCGCTCCCGAGTTTCGCCTCCAGGCACTGCGGGAGGGAATTGCCCACATCGATGCGGTTTTCTATACCCATGCCCATGCAGACCACCTTCACGGCTTGGACGATCTGCGCCCTTTAAGCTTTAACGGCCCCATCCCCCTGTACGGGTCGGCCGAAACCATGGACGAGATACGCCGCCGTTTTTCCTATATCTTTTCCTCAGGCCAGGAGGGGGGCGGCAAACCCAAGGTTCTGCTCAAGCCCATTGGGCCGGAAGATCATATCACCATCGGTTCCCTTGAAGTGATTCCCATACCGTTGCTCCACGGCTCCCTTCCCGTATTCGGTTACAGAATCGGCCCCTTTGCCTATCTTACCGATTGCAATATCATTCCCGAATATAGCTATGAACTGCTTGAGGGGATCCGTTTCGTGGTTATCGACGCCCTCAGACCGGAACCCCATCCCACCCATTTTTCCTTCGGCCAGGCCCTTGAGGCGGTACGGAAGATCGGGGCCGAAAAGGCGTGGTTTACCCACCTTACCCATGATGTCGATCATGAGGATATTCGAAGGATGCTCCCGACCGGGGTGGAACCGGCCTGGGACGGGCTCTCATTTCGGGTGGATATACACAATGGATTCGGCTGA
- a CDS encoding SPOR domain-containing protein, which yields MEQKKIVWILFSVTLFLLVLVGTGFIWFFPKGNDVPVAAGDGSAEATSSAAGPIKDPIEWVRSDDSEYPGLEEASSGASGDEKAGDGSDEFVIVYGEKDSSTVSVDAGTGKSPEPVLTPAPKRQSESVSTPPSTAPRSEPPRTPTPVRRTVSVLEYWIQAGSFQSRSGAEEANKLLADKGFTGRLTTKEVDGREYYRLRLGPYAGKEEAEKFLRWVKDVEPFKESYISQVRVTKTVTE from the coding sequence ATGGAACAAAAGAAGATAGTGTGGATACTTTTTTCGGTGACGCTCTTTCTCCTGGTGTTGGTAGGGACCGGATTTATCTGGTTTTTCCCAAAGGGGAATGATGTTCCCGTTGCCGCAGGCGACGGTTCTGCCGAAGCGACCTCTTCGGCGGCTGGCCCGATAAAGGATCCGATTGAATGGGTACGAAGTGATGACTCCGAGTATCCTGGTTTGGAAGAGGCGTCCTCTGGGGCCTCCGGCGATGAGAAGGCCGGAGACGGCAGTGATGAGTTTGTCATTGTGTATGGAGAAAAGGACTCATCGACAGTTTCTGTTGATGCCGGGACGGGCAAAAGCCCCGAACCAGTACTTACTCCCGCTCCCAAACGGCAGAGTGAATCGGTTTCTACTCCTCCTTCCACTGCCCCTCGAAGTGAGCCGCCCCGGACACCGACACCGGTTCGGCGTACCGTATCGGTCTTGGAGTATTGGATCCAGGCGGGATCGTTCCAAAGCAGAAGCGGGGCCGAGGAAGCGAACAAGCTTCTTGCAGATAAGGGGTTTACCGGGCGTCTTACCACAAAGGAGGTCGACGGCAGAGAGTATTATCGTCTTCGCCTAGGCCCCTATGCCGGGAAGGAAGAAGCGGAAAAATTTCTGCGCTGGGTTAAGGATGTGGAACCTTTTAAGGAAAGCTACATCAGCCAGGTCCGGGTCACAAAAACCGTCACCGAATAG
- a CDS encoding MFS transporter, whose translation MKKKEGMRQYYGITFLIGLGFFTMGLMDPLYDTYVPMFLSNFISMDSIVGTVMGLDNLFALLLIPIVSALSDRTRTPIGRRMPYIIVTLPATALFFGLLPYSALTSLVALILAIFFLNLFKQAARGPVVALMPDMIPGEYRSEANGVINTMGGIAAIVGTVGLAKLYDLNVTLPLFGATIRSGGAGSYIGTLPFLLSALLVLLAVLLLFLFVKEKQVAQEHEQEEKVPIWKSLHMIIGTQDKSALFILVSLLLWFIGYQGVLPWIGIYSREFLGLKPGTAALSAGMVGIAYAIFAIPSGILAHRIGRKRAIRGSLFSLTLVTVLLFLHHPLASGILGLTGMPLVLSFWLLLFLFGIFWVTVVTNSFPMLWQMASYGTMGIYTGLYYFFSQSAGIIAPGFSGAMRDLFGDRSMFLTASCCMFAAFLVMGLVRKGEAEE comes from the coding sequence ATGAAGAAAAAAGAGGGAATGAGACAGTACTACGGTATAACTTTTTTGATCGGCCTTGGTTTCTTTACCATGGGACTTATGGATCCGCTGTACGATACCTATGTTCCAATGTTCCTATCCAACTTTATCTCCATGGACAGCATCGTCGGCACCGTCATGGGACTCGACAACCTTTTCGCTCTCTTGCTTATCCCCATTGTTTCGGCCCTCTCGGATAGAACGCGGACCCCTATTGGAAGAAGAATGCCATATATCATTGTCACGCTTCCTGCAACGGCGCTCTTTTTCGGTCTCCTCCCCTACTCCGCTCTTACCAGTTTGGTGGCGCTGATTCTGGCCATCTTTTTCCTCAACCTTTTCAAACAAGCCGCTCGGGGGCCGGTGGTGGCCCTTATGCCGGATATGATTCCCGGTGAATATCGCTCCGAGGCAAACGGTGTTATTAATACCATGGGGGGAATTGCGGCCATCGTCGGCACCGTTGGACTGGCAAAGCTCTACGATCTGAACGTTACGCTTCCCTTGTTCGGAGCAACGATACGGTCAGGCGGAGCAGGGAGCTACATAGGAACCCTTCCCTTTCTGCTTTCCGCCCTTTTGGTTCTTCTTGCGGTCCTTCTGCTTTTCCTTTTTGTCAAGGAAAAGCAGGTTGCCCAGGAACACGAGCAGGAAGAGAAGGTCCCGATATGGAAAAGCTTGCACATGATCATCGGGACACAAGATAAGAGTGCCCTTTTCATCCTTGTCAGCCTTCTGCTCTGGTTTATCGGCTACCAGGGGGTGCTTCCCTGGATCGGCATCTATTCCCGTGAATTCCTCGGTCTAAAGCCGGGGACAGCGGCCCTTTCTGCCGGGATGGTGGGAATCGCCTATGCTATCTTCGCCATTCCCTCGGGGATTCTGGCTCATCGAATAGGCAGGAAACGAGCAATACGGGGATCCCTCTTCTCCCTCACCCTCGTTACGGTCTTACTTTTTTTGCACCATCCCCTGGCGTCCGGAATTCTCGGCTTAACAGGCATGCCGCTGGTACTCAGTTTCTGGCTGCTGCTTTTCCTTTTCGGGATCTTTTGGGTCACAGTGGTTACCAACAGCTTTCCGATGCTCTGGCAGATGGCGTCATACGGAACCATGGGAATATACACCGGGCTCTATTATTTTTTCTCGCAATCCGCCGGTATCATCGCACCGGGATTTTCCGGTGCGATGAGGGACCTCTTTGGAGATCGCAGCATGTTTCTTACCGCTTCCTGCTGCATGTTTGCCGCTTTTCTTGTAATGGGGCTGGTACGAAAGGGTGAGGCGGAAGAGTAG
- a CDS encoding polysaccharide deacetylase family protein, which translates to MNWRFLHADNNIDMRRTVLFLLIMGFCASSLAAEVDFSGLRLSKDDQLLFSARTESPVYGSFDTLLASDLSTGTISQLSFFPEQVALLDRGERIQIRNRFGVFRSGSELKGLETVGAFPSFGSGADIESGKLLQISSSPDGRFLVYLEPTGDAYADLYLYEVESEELFQVSSSVEISYNDPPALWAGNSEFFVYQKGGDVYYFSMEQKAGDRVIDESYRKIGPGGISSVVWSKQNELFYIRRNLVYRILGSEFFARSIYGGMLDIGTIVGKVPFVFDPNFDAFVVSPDGNKLLYNRGGRSLFLYYLQADDYLAEGGIKSLPYLLLPRNTRVKQILWSSGNIITVLTGSFEDGGKKSGLFRIDLTVESDALSFQQIPGSGVSDIELSPNEELVAVVRGDGVDLKAYDSWKSVSAFTHPDPMHVLWPSDKELLIAGKRYTELVGLDKGERRIIALSQAGEYGFTEAGEEENIVGGRYFRLTGSEDSTAWEELKERSTLVDPSTAGTAFRVYIESVNGSSYRNIVMVRSVAGYGTKRLFPEPEKRYVPFPDVDEPLVGESFTHGSRIRRREVALVFNAIDSPEGLTEVLQVLDDYALRATFFVNGEFIRRNPGAVKELASSRHEIGSLFYVYFNMTDARFKVDVDFIKRGLARNEDDFFDATGKELSLLWHAPYYFVSTNIISAGKAMNYRYVGRDVDPLDWVPETECDGDSFYLASRDIVERIMQLKQPGSIIPIRLGELEEGRGDYLFQYLDLLINGLIREGYSIVPVTTLMEHAR; encoded by the coding sequence TTGAACTGGCGATTCCTTCATGCCGACAATAATATCGATATGAGAAGAACGGTACTGTTTCTGCTGATAATGGGGTTTTGTGCCTCTTCCCTGGCTGCGGAAGTCGACTTTTCAGGGCTTCGCCTTTCCAAGGATGATCAACTGCTCTTTTCCGCTCGTACCGAAAGCCCTGTGTATGGTTCTTTCGATACCCTGCTTGCAAGTGATCTTTCCACGGGAACGATCAGTCAGCTCTCGTTTTTTCCCGAGCAGGTTGCCTTGCTCGACAGGGGGGAGCGGATACAGATTCGTAACCGCTTTGGGGTGTTTCGAAGCGGGTCGGAGCTGAAAGGACTTGAAACGGTGGGGGCCTTTCCCAGTTTCGGTTCCGGGGCCGATATCGAAAGCGGTAAGCTTTTGCAGATATCCTCTTCTCCCGACGGTCGGTTTCTTGTTTACCTTGAGCCGACGGGTGATGCCTACGCGGATCTCTATCTCTATGAAGTGGAAAGTGAGGAACTCTTTCAGGTCTCTTCATCGGTGGAGATTAGTTATAATGATCCCCCGGCGCTCTGGGCGGGGAATTCCGAGTTCTTCGTCTACCAAAAGGGTGGAGATGTTTACTATTTTTCCATGGAGCAGAAGGCCGGTGACCGGGTTATCGACGAATCGTATCGAAAGATAGGCCCCGGTGGTATCTCCAGTGTGGTGTGGTCGAAGCAGAACGAGCTTTTTTATATCAGAAGAAATCTTGTCTACCGTATCCTTGGTTCGGAATTCTTTGCCAGATCGATTTACGGGGGGATGCTTGATATCGGAACCATCGTGGGAAAGGTTCCTTTTGTCTTTGATCCGAATTTTGATGCCTTTGTGGTGAGTCCGGACGGAAACAAACTCCTGTACAATCGGGGAGGCCGCAGCCTTTTCCTCTATTATCTTCAGGCCGATGATTATCTGGCGGAAGGCGGCATCAAATCCTTGCCCTATCTTCTGCTTCCCCGCAATACAAGAGTGAAGCAGATCCTCTGGTCTTCCGGCAATATCATTACGGTGTTGACCGGTAGTTTTGAAGACGGCGGTAAGAAGAGCGGTCTTTTTCGGATCGATCTTACCGTTGAGAGTGACGCCCTCAGCTTTCAGCAGATACCGGGCAGCGGTGTTTCCGATATAGAGCTTTCTCCCAACGAGGAGCTTGTCGCGGTGGTGCGAGGTGACGGGGTCGATCTGAAGGCGTATGATAGCTGGAAGAGTGTTTCTGCCTTTACCCATCCCGATCCGATGCATGTATTATGGCCCAGCGATAAGGAGCTGCTTATTGCCGGTAAACGGTATACCGAGTTGGTCGGCCTTGATAAAGGAGAGCGCCGCATTATCGCCCTGAGTCAGGCGGGGGAATACGGTTTTACCGAAGCCGGGGAGGAAGAGAATATTGTAGGAGGTCGTTATTTTCGCCTTACCGGCTCGGAAGATTCCACTGCTTGGGAAGAACTGAAGGAACGATCTACCTTGGTCGACCCCTCCACCGCAGGAACGGCTTTTAGGGTTTATATCGAATCGGTGAACGGCAGCAGCTATCGCAACATTGTCATGGTGCGCAGCGTCGCCGGCTACGGAACGAAACGGCTCTTTCCGGAACCTGAAAAACGTTATGTTCCCTTTCCCGATGTCGATGAGCCCCTGGTCGGCGAAAGCTTTACTCACGGATCACGTATCAGACGTCGGGAGGTCGCCCTTGTTTTCAATGCCATCGATAGTCCCGAAGGGCTGACCGAGGTGTTGCAGGTCCTCGACGACTATGCTCTTCGTGCGACCTTCTTTGTCAACGGAGAGTTTATTCGCCGCAATCCGGGTGCGGTAAAAGAGCTGGCATCCTCCCGCCACGAGATCGGTAGTCTGTTTTATGTCTATTTCAACATGACTGATGCCCGGTTCAAGGTCGATGTTGACTTTATCAAACGGGGACTTGCCCGTAACGAGGATGATTTTTTCGACGCCACGGGGAAAGAACTCTCGCTTTTGTGGCATGCACCCTACTACTTTGTCAGCACCAATATCATTTCGGCCGGAAAGGCTATGAACTACCGTTATGTGGGAAGAGATGTCGATCCTCTGGATTGGGTACCTGAAACCGAATGTGACGGAGATAGCTTTTATCTTGCAAGCAGGGATATTGTCGAACGAATCATGCAGCTGAAGCAGCCCGGATCGATCATCCCCATCCGTCTTGGAGAGCTCGAAGAAGGCCGGGGCGATTACCTGTTTCAGTATCTCGATCTTTTGATAAACGGACTCATTCGGGAAGGATATTCCATCGTTCCCGTTACCACCTTGATGGAGCACGCCAGATGA